A window from Pichia kudriavzevii chromosome 5, complete sequence encodes these proteins:
- a CDS encoding uncharacterized protein (PKUD0E03650; similar to Saccharomyces cerevisiae YGR163W (GTR2); ancestral locus Anc_4.54), producing MDKSIISNHNCETDSNATVLLMGLRRSGKSSICKVVFHNTQPLDTLYLESTTKPTTENFKSLIDLAVIELPGQLNLFEPALYDYEKIFASIGALVYVIDSQDEYLSALQNLGVIIKYAVSVNPKIRIEVLIHKIDGLSEDFRLDTQRDIMQRVGDDLLDYGLEGVQISFYLTSIFDHSIYEAFSRIVQKLIYELPALENLLDLLMQYSNFDKVFLFDINSKIYVATDSSPVDIQNYEVCAEFIDVSIDLDGLYETNNEDNRKKPTYSENTYDENRNVPEEVDNSQIYRPTKCISRLENGTMLYLHQMIRGLALVAVSRLENDDEITSISVIDHNVAIFKKSLEKMWEQAKLR from the coding sequence ATGGACAAATCAATTATAAGCAATCACAATTGTGAAACAGACAGTAATGCCACTGTGCTTCTTATGGGGCTCAGGAGATCTGGAAAATCGTCTATTTGCAAGGTTGTCTTTCACAATACACAGCCACTAGATACATTATATTTGGAAAGTACAACCAAACCAACAACCGAGAATTTCAAGTCTTTGATTGATTTGGCTGTTATAGAACTTCCTGGCCAACTGAACCTTTTTGAGCCTGCACTATATGACTACGAAAAAATATTTGCATCCATTGGTGCCTTGGTATATGTGATTGATTCTCAGGATGAATACTTATCGGCCCTTCAAAACTTGGGAGTTATCATCAAGTACGCTGTAAGCGTAAACCCCAAAATCCGTATTGAAGTGCTAATCCACAAAATAGATGGATTGTCTGAAGATTTCCGATTGGACACTCAAAGAGATATTATGCAAAGGGTAGGGGATGATCTATTGGATTATGGATTAGAAGGAGttcaaatttctttttacttAACTTCTATTTTCGACCACTCAATCTATGAGGCTTTTTCTAGGATTGTCCAGAAATTAATTTATGAATTGCCTGCATTGGAGAACCTTCTAGATTTGCTAATGCAATATAGCAACTTTGATAAAGTATTTCTTTTCGATATTAATTCGAAAATTTATGTGGCTACTGATTCATCGCCCGtggatattcaaaattatGAGGTTTGTGCAGAATTCATCGATGTTTCAATAGATTTGGATGGTTTGTATGAAACGAACAATGAGGATAATAGAAAGAAGCCGACTTATTCGGAGAATACGTATGATGAAAACCGAAACGTACCTGAAGAGGTCGATAACTCACAAATATACAGACCAACTAAATGCATATCGCGTCttgaaaatggaacaaTGCTTTATTTACATCAAATGATACGAGGATTAGCATTAGTAGCTGTCAGTAGACTGgagaatgatgatgaaataaCCTCCATATCGGTGATTGACCATAATGTTGctatattcaaaaagagCTTGGAAAAAATGTGGGAGCAAGCAAAATTGCGATGA
- a CDS encoding uncharacterized protein (PKUD0E03660; similar to Saccharomyces cerevisiae YGR001C; ancestral locus Anc_4.127): MPTLSVATLAALQSFKQEEQERIEKFQKLHKSAEEAFESRNNLTIDDFKEDWQLSQFWYADSTADTLLDALLEGATEDTVVCIMSAPSVYAIINKRDRSTLPTKHIYLCEYDKRFELLSGKDHFGFYDYNEPENIRDDLKGNVDRLLIDPPFLEEECQFKSSQTAKLLLKSAASKLITCTGERMKDIVLKNYEKEGVQVTNFFPEHKNGLSNEFRCYSNFDCKLWDRVKD; encoded by the exons ATGCC TACTTTGTCCGTTGCTACTTTAGCTGCGTTGCAATCATTCAAGCAAGAAGAGCAAGAAAGAATTGAgaagtttcaaaagttaCATAAGAGTGCTGAAGAAGCATTTGAAAGTCGTAACAATTTaacaattgatgattttaaAGAAGACTGGCAACTATCACAATTTTGGTATGCCGATTCCACAGCCGATACATTACTGGATGCATTACTCGAGGGCGCAACAGAAGACACAGTCGTATGTATCATGAGTGCACCATCGGTATATGCAATTATCAATAAGCGTGATCGTTCAACCTTGCCAACAAAGCACATCTATCTTTGTGAATATGATAAAAGATTTGAGCTACTTTCAGGCAAGGATCATTTCGGATTTTATGACTATAACGAACCAGAAAATATTCGAGATGATTTGAAAGGTAATGTGGACAGATTATTAATTGACCCGCCATTTCTTGAGGAAGAATGCCAATTCAAGTCTTCACAGACTGCCAAATTACTTTTGAAAAGTGCAGCTTCTAAGTTAATCACATGCACAGGTGAACGGATGAAAGAtattgttttgaaaaattatgaaaaagaaggtgTTCAAGTCACCAACTTCTTTCCTGAACATAAAAATGGTCTTTCCAATGAATTTAGATGTTATTCTAACTTTGATTGTAAGCTATGGGATAGGGTAAAAGACTGA
- a CDS encoding uncharacterized protein (PKUD0E03670; Pfam Domains: PGAM(6.8e-07)), with the protein MHIVLIRHGTRIDKDRPGVSPDQSNVSLRPSDRIPDNIADIINQAQKVKPQREEFNLDVESSSWLSNFDPPLNQRKASEEMDSAFKKISTNILGKHKPDKIMIHSSPYNRCIQTSELLLDKIKKSKTLDSKVPVKLRVDQALSEWLNENYNLKYLPPNDDGYSMINNVNAYLNQEINENDCEGEFSSQTRHQLRDARDFMWSYNQLGHCGEYGESASSFTRRCFYYLIYLLQFYYTRQDAKADRNMVVFIVSHGAVISTLLQILLGRSVFNEIPLCTPIYFKQSEKRRSVFKLMDYDFNLYQLLSPSSDQEFYKILDTPIELTKLDPENLRSELTIGTTGYTTIIQSIPKKPESTQKLDVLSTRRRRNTINIGDKEHHEDSNQSLKQTLSSRQLYRLNKDTNEEKVIDLDKLHSYFGGDSESDSDEEVDGLQKIVNVNDFDDHGKSLKNNIYKGSITSLSSFNEENKSKFQLNDKNFYSKQSPIESDPYSHFFLERSSTMEHNGEFDSINMTMSMSRKSSQGQNANVKFDGLTGSDSDRSIDTEEYESDSGDEPILSFGTKDKIQNMVNIRVSDESNKENTAKPYITGTFGNVPLKGGKDRTNSVSNTTNAISSTNMGSVMGCSNSHSGTKLAIPKLISTRNMNLLVRGGDSEESMTRTANNSNSILKNLLFDQKASPFGEDANSADDDDDDEDSGWFGGFSR; encoded by the coding sequence ATGCATATAGTGTTAATACGACATGGAACACGAATAGATAAAGATAGACCTGGTGTTTCTCCTGACCAATCTAATGTCTCGTTGCGACCTAGTGACAGGATTCCCGATAATATAGCAGATATAATCAACCAAGCACAGAAAGTGAAACCTCAGAGAGAAGAATTCAATCTAGATGTTGAGTCCTCTAGCTGGTTGTCTAATTTTGATCCTCCTCTAAACCAAAGGAAAGCATCCGAAGAGATGGATAGTGCTTTTAAGAAAATCAGTACAAATATCCTAGGAAAGCATAAACCCGATAAGATCATGATTCATTCATCACCATATAACAGATGTATACAAACAAGCGAGTTGCTGTTAGATAAAATTAAGAAGTCTAAAACTTTAGACAGCAAAGTCCCAGTGAAATTAAGAGTTGATCAGGCTCTCTCTGAATGGTTGAATGAGAATTATAATCTAAAGTATTTACCACCAAACGATGATGGTTATTCGATGATCAACAATGTCAATGCATATTTaaatcaagaaatcaacGAAAATGATTGCGAGGGAGAATTCAGCTCACAAACGAGACACCAGCTCAGGGATGCTAGAGACTTTATGTGGTCTTATAATCAACTAGGACATTGCGGTGAGTATGGTGAAAGTGCTTCTAGTTTCACGAGAAGATGTTTTTATTATCTGATATATCTACTACAATTCTATTATACTAGACAAGACGCCAAGGCAGATAGGAATATGGTTGTCTTCATTGTTTCTCATGGAGCAGTTATTTCGACATTATTGCAAATTTTATTGGGTCGTTcagttttcaatgaaattcCGTTATGTACTCCAATATATTTTAAGCAGTCAGAAAAACGTAGGTCAGTATTCAAGTTAATGGAttatgatttcaatttgtatCAACTTTTATCACCATCGTCAGATCAGGAATTTTATAAAATATTAGACACGCCAATTGAATTGACTAAACTAGACCCCGAAAATTTAAGGAGTGAACTCACTATAGGTACGACTGGATACACTACTATTATCCAGAGTATACCCAAGAAACCTGAATCAACGCAAAAACTCGATGTGTTATCTACTAGGAGAAGACGTAACACTATTAACATTGGAGATAAAGAACACCACGAGGACAGTAATCAGTCATTAAAGCAAACCTTATCATCAAGACAACTATATAGATTGAACAAAGATacaaatgaggaaaaagtGATTGATCTTGATAAGTTGCATAGCTATTTTGGGGGTGACAGTGAAAGTGAtagtgatgaagaagttgacgGTCTACAAAAGATAGTCAATGTCAATGATTTCGATGATCATGggaaaagtttgaaaaacaatATCTACAAAGGATCTATCACGTCTTTGAGCTCTTTCaatgaggaaaacaaaagcaaaTTCCAACTGAATGATAAGAATTTCTACTCAAAGCAATCTCCCATTGAAAGTGATCCATATTCTCATTTCTTCTTAGAGAGAAGTTCAACCATGGAGCATAATGGAGAATTTGATAGTATTAATATGACCATGTCTATGTCTCGTAAAAGCTCCCAAGGCCAAAATGCGAATGTAAAGTTTGATGGATTAACGGGGAGTGACTCCGACAGAAGCATTGATACTGAAGAGTACGAATCAGATTCTGGTGATGAGCCAATCCTATCATTTGGCACTAAAGACAAAATCCAGAATATGGTTAATATTCGAGTTTCCGATGAATCCAATAAGGAAAATACTGCAAAACCATATATAACAGGTACCTTTGGTAATGTTCCCCTgaaaggaggaaaagaCAGGACAAACTCAGTTAGTAATACAACTAACGCAATAAGCAGCACGAATATGGGCAGTGTAATGGGTTGCTCAAATAGCCACAGTGGAACAAAGCTGGCGATTCCTAAATTGATATCTACGAGAAATATGAACCTCCTGGTACGTGGTGGAGACAGTGAAGAGAGTATGACACGGACTGCCAATAATAGCAACAGTATTCTTAAAAATCTACTGTTTGATCAGAAAGCATCACCATTTGGAGAAGACGCAAATAGtgcagatgatgatgatgatgacgagGACAGCGGATGGTTTGGCGGGTTTTCTAGATAA
- a CDS encoding uncharacterized protein (PKUD0E03680; similar to Saccharomyces cerevisiae YGR238C (KEL2) and YHR158C (KEL1); ancestral locus Anc_5.88): MSFFRKITPHKHSPKGNISNGSPPMSQLPPPPADQIKDEQHSFRKLSGNSIKPSVNALKEGFKRVNEDVKQLTNQKNENTEVGSNKRPPLNTSDSKQQETVFNAAINKPSNVSIHSEKGEVIVETKTPWKKKKLYNSPFPRFGHAVSSYTAPNGSIYLMGGLSGNAVFGDMWILEPIRDNHDSNSKDSENSPYIASPIENPQKVPSPRTGHASILIGNAFIIFGGDTAINNEPSLDNKLYFFNITSLKWTINDPMGEKPCGRYGTQISVLNVESANHQWCSQLYVFGGELNEVFFNDLWRYDLSRFRDPKNRWIRLEPHGDIPPPLANHTVTAYDGKLFVFGGKNMNAVSDKLYCYDPYTNRWSLCRLKGINLPPALHSHSATVYGSLLFIFGGKQINDRNSGDLYVIDLTNMNSWKLFSDLLYSPGARYGHSISANVKDAKLVIMGGDVYDNDFDGIEDTSINLIDESKFALTSSVVFECDIHLVQRFIEKQVLNDTRQEVKNIESPTAKFPTEYKQEVLKQSRNNSFIDLVESPAANGIPSSTPINSDEEIDENNSTNNKTIENSVTTPLNVSSEKNGDDITLETIDRVTIPVAQGRTINPAHMQSDAFADDVSPSSSSKEKNQAKKSNVSLGSNQIRDSHDSLPKTLKTPDQQIDSSPSFSTPSIQQHAALPFSPAVVEKDNLKIQKLVKMVNDIKSEMKRSVNNANSQIVKLESEKAQLLEQLKKREMGDSLSKPAISENADVSNNLLNGDTTLQKSLEYEKFINDELSTIPLMSRLIEDQKNKISNLESRLHDDEDLKEKVLKLEAENLSLRSKIENLMAINGASEVSKVPPIESLTAKINELSIKWSKVGPHVESKVSEDLHKYKAMSESLTKQLEESLEKQKELEHLYNQSKNSIQLSHKAMLLAQSESSNLKNELKNVKNELEDLKMKRRVFSASSGRLPSSASRIPSSSSVVGHLSGPKNQDVSNMQDKLDGSIDNSKSVDPESQSLNCEESGYEGGDVDLSHERYQFKIRDLEANLFIVSQERDQIKKELISLKKELYNTSHDTSMYSSV; encoded by the coding sequence ATGTCTTTCTTCCGGAAAATAACTCCTCACAAACATTCACCAAAGGGGAATATCTCTAACGGAAGCCCCCCTATGTCTCAGTTACCACCCCCCCCTGCAGATCAAATCAAGGATGAGCAGCATAGTTTTAGGAAGCTCTCTGGAAATAGTATCAAACCTTCAGTGAATGCATTGAAGGAAGGCTTCAAAAGGGTAAACGAAGACGTGAAACAGTTAACCAACCAGAAGAATGAGAACACAGAGGTTGGATCAAACAAAAGGCCACCGTTAAACACTTCCGATTCCAAACAACAAGAAACTGTGTTCAATGCTGCTATTAATAAACCATCGAATGTGAGTATTCATTCTGAGAAGGGGGAAGTCATTGTGGAGACCAAGACGCCgtggaagaagaagaaactatATAATTCTCCCTTTCCAAGATTCGGCCACGCTGTATCTTCATATACTGCTCCAAATGGTTCCATCTACCTCATGGGAGGCCTGTCCGGGAACGCTGTGTTTGGTGACATGTGGATACTAGAACCTATAAGAGATAACCATGATAGTAATTCGAAGGACTCTGAAAACTCTCCCTACATTGCATcaccaattgaaaatccaCAGAAAGTCCCATCTCCCAGAACAGGACATGCTTCTATTCTTATTGGTAATGCATTTATCATATTTGGTGGTGATACTGCAATCAATAATGAACCAAGCTTGGATAATAAgttgtattttttcaacataaCGTCTCTAAAATGGACCATAAATGACCCTATGGGGGAAAAACCATGTGGTAGATACGGTACTCAAATTTCAGTGTTGAATGTCGAATCTGCGAATCACCAATGGTGCTCTCAATTATATGTGTTTGGTGGTGAATTAAACgaagtttttttcaatgatttgtGGAGATATGATCTCTCACGTTTTAGAGACCCTAAAAATAGATGGATCAGATTGGAACCTCATGGTGATATACCCCCACCACTGGCCAATCATACTGTTACGGCATATGATGGTAAgttatttgtatttggtGGGAAAAATATGAATGCAGTAAGTGACAAACTCTACTGCTATGATCCATACACCAATAGATGGTCTTTGTGTCGCTTGAAAGGGATAAATTTACCACCAGCATTGCATAGCCACTCGGCTACAGTATATGGGTCACTTTTGTTCATTTTTGGCGGGAAGCAAATAAATGATCGAAATAGTGGTGATTTGTATGTAATTGACCTCACCAATATGAATAGCTGGAAATTGTTCTCAGATTTACTATACTCTCCGGGAGCAAGATATGGCCATTCAATATCTGCAAATGTCAAGGATGCTAAGCTCGTTATAATGGGCGGTGACGTTTATGATAACGATTTTGATGGGATAGAAGATACCTCGATTAATTTGATTGACGAGTCTAAATTTGCATTAACTAGCTCAGTTGTTTTTGAATGCGACATTCATCTAGTTCAGAGGTTTATAGAGAAACAAGTTTTGAATGATACTAGACAAGAAGTAAAGAACATAGAATCGCCCACCGCCAAATTCCCAACTGAGTATAAACAGGAGGTATTAAAACAGTCAAGGAATAACTCCTTTATTGATTTAGTGGAGTCTCCAGCTGCCAACGGAATTCCATCGTCAACACCGATTAACTCagatgaggaaattgatgaaaataacaGTACCAATAATAAAACCATCGAGAATTCAGTCACTACTCCGTTAAATGTTtcttcagaaaaaaatggtgATGACATCACTCTGGAAACGATTGACAGAGTCACAATTCCAGTAGCTCAAGGTAGGACCATAAATCCGGCGCATATGCAGAGTGATGCGTTTGCAGATGATGTTTCTCCCTCTAGTTcatccaaagaaaagaacCAGGCAAAGAAAAGTAACGTTTCCTTAGGGAGTAACCAAATAAGAGATTCACATGACTCATTGccaaagacattgaaaactCCCGATCAGCAGATTGATTCTTCCCCGTCTTTTTCTACGCCATCTATTCAACAACATGCAGCACTGCCATTTTCTCCAGCTGTagttgaaaaagataatCTAAAAATACAGAAGTTGGTTAAAATGGTTAATGATATAAAAAGtgaaatgaaaagaagtGTGAATAATGCGAACTCTCAGATTGTTAAACTTGAGTCGGAGAAAGCACAGCTTCTAGAGCAGCTTAAAAAGCGGGAAATGGGAGACTCACTTTCTAAGCCAGCAATATCAGAGAATGCCGATGTTAGCAATAATTTGTTGAACGGCGATACTACACTTCAAAAAAGTCTagaatatgaaaaattcataaaTGATGAGTTGAGTACTATTCCATTGATGTCCAGACTGATTGAAGACCAAAAGAATAAGATAAGCAATCTGGAGTCCAGGTTgcatgatgatgaggacTTGAAGGAGAAGGTCTTGAAACTTGAAGCAGAGAACCTATCATTACGTAGCAAGATCGAAAACTTGATGGCAATTAATGGTGCAAGCGAGGTGTCAAAAGTACCGCCTATTGAATCACTAACAGCCAAGATCAATGAACTATCCATTAAATGGAGTAAAGTTGGGCCTCACGTCGAATCCAAGGTATCTGAGGATTTGCATAAATACAAGGCAATGAGCGAATCACTAACTAAGCAATTAGAAGAATCCTtagaaaagcaaaaagaGTTGGAACACTTATACAATCAATCGAAGAATTCTATACAGTTATCTCATAAGGCCATGCTTTTAGCACAAAGTGAATCAtctaatttgaaaaatgaattgaaaaatgtgaaaaatgaattagaagatctgaaaatgaaaaggagaGTCTTTTCAGCATCAAGTGGAAGGTTACCATCATCAGCATCAAGAATCCcaagttcttcttctgttgttggGCATTTAAGCGGCccaaaaaatcaagatGTTTCTAATATGCAAGACAAGCTAGACGGTTCCATTGACAATAGCAAGAGCGTTGACCCAGAAAGCCAATCCCTCAATTGTGAGGAATCTGGTTATGAAGGTGGTGATGTGGATCTCTCTCATGAGAGATACCAATTCAAAATTCGTGATTTAGAAGCAAATCTCTTTATTGTGTCTCAAGAGCGTgaccaaataaaaaaagaattaatctctttgaaaaaggaaCTCTATAATACTAGTCATGATACTTCCATGTATTCATCCGTGTAG
- a CDS encoding uncharacterized protein (PKUD0E03690; similar to Saccharomyces cerevisiae YHR159W (TDA11); ancestral locus Anc_5.87) translates to MGNRLQDESNVPKLIAGNDLPITRENSPKSKNIGTVSKEPQLSFKTPDSRHTRNRNGSLVRSSTISSGSKSPVRGHLRSFSGASCNSTLSRSNSVRKGINLGLNVIGTSSLNDTTRDKEHTPRRQLFTTPLKQEGFTSISLSQYKSDSEPGARSSIETNNSDVSSIINSPTPSIPKSQAEENKIEDPLSDKFRLLASKEMELLEIKNQLNDLLKRKRESENDLKRLKLSIEKQLLRNLKQQNNEQSRHRIDQNIPKSPTSIHKCVMKPSSSTNDPLINYSGVDSSVQTNTNDTTLNNKYDKRQSWFSKPLSLFQQFDNLITKEFEKLQIPDEENEDLKLIDMSYNVNDKAADRDAQYSAPIRSLVSDTASSSADVMQSVSQHIWSFVNDVKSNLLIEEEPEHELPITSSPIKDESPGNDNPKVRIRTASISKRRSYSQHIQHKKRPSMNIVNDHIEVDKNAAKEVIRSISRNGNSEPEINDDKNTKELTTPEIEKNSLGDSIDESELWDNELLDI, encoded by the coding sequence ATGGGGAATCGATTACAGGATGAATCTAATGTTCCAAAGCTGATAGCGGGGAATGACTTGCCAATCACCAGGGAAAACTCACCAAAATCGAAAAACATAGGGACGGTTTCTAAAGAGCCGCAATTGAGCTTTAAAACCCCTGATTCTAGACACACCAGAAATAGAAATGGAAGTTTGGTAAGATCTTCAACGATAAGTTCTGGGTCTAAATCTCCGGTGCGAGGGCATCTTAGGAGCTTCAGTGGAGCAAGTTGTAATTCTACACTCTCTAGATCTAATAGTGTTAGGAAGGGGATTAATTTAGGGCTCAATGTTATTGGAACTTCGTCTCTCAATGACACAACTAGAGACAAGGAACATACTCCCCGAAGACAGCTGTTTACGACTCCACTAAAACAAGAAGGTTTCACCTCTATATCCCTATCACAGTATAAAAGCGATAGCGAGCCCGGAGCACGATCTAGTatagaaacaaataatTCTGATGTTTCGTCAATAATCAACTCTCCAACGCCATCAATTCCAAAGTCCCAGGCCGAAGAGAATAAGATAGAAGATCCACTGTCTGATAAATTTCGTCTGTTGGCTTCTAAGGAGATGGAACTActtgaaattaaaaatcAGTTGAATGACcttttgaaaaggaaaagagaaagtGAAAATGACCTTAAACGACTAAAACTGAGTATTGAGAAACAattattgagaaatttgaaacaGCAGAATAATGAACAGTCTCGTCACAGGATAGATCAaaatattccaaaatcaCCAACCAGCATACATAAATGTGTAATGAAGCCATCGAGTTCTACAAATGACCCCTTGATAAATTACTCAGGGGTTGACTCTTCGGTACAAACAAATACCAATGATACAACTCTGAATAACAAATATGATAAGAGACAATCATGGTTCTCTAAACCTCTTAGTTTATTCCAGCAATTTGATAATCTTATAACAAAAGAGTTTGAAAAGCTTCAAATaccagatgaagaaaatgaagatttaAAGCTCATTGATATGAGTTATAACGTCAATGATAAAGCAGCTGATAGAGATGCGCAATACAGCGCACCAATTAGATCATTAGTCTCTGATACTGCAAGCTCCAGTGCTGACGTTATGCAATCTGTATCACAACATATCTGGTCATTTGTTAATGACGTTAAATCAAACTTGttgattgaagaagaacccGAACATGAGCTTCCAATAACATCTTCACCAATTAAAGACGAATCGCCCGGAAATGACAATCCGAAGGTTAGGATTAGGACAGCGTCAATATCTAAACGTCGATCCTACAGTCAACATATTCAGCATAAGAAAAGACCAAGTATGAATATAGTTAATGACCATATTGAGGTGGACAAAAATGCTGCTAAGGAAGTTATTCGTTCCATTTCTAGAAACGGAAACTCAGAGCCTGAAATAAATGACGATAAAAACACCAAAGAATTGACTACACCTGAAATAGAAAAGAATTCGTTAGGAGATTCGATCGATGAATCTGAGTTATGGGATAACGAACTACTGGATATATAA